The following proteins are co-located in the Microbacterium profundi genome:
- a CDS encoding ABC transporter ATP-binding protein — translation MPSALDFTDVVVRRDGRNIVDHVTWQVAEDQRWVVLGPNGAGKTTLLQLADTLMHPTGGTVTILGETLGRTDVFELRPRIGFASSAMARRLPSDETVLNVVLTAAYSVTGRWNEQYENIDERRAVRVLGEWKLDHLADRTFGTLSDGEQKRVQIARAVMTDPELLLLDEPTASLDLGAREELLGLLSGYASSPTTPAMVMVTHHVEEIPIGFTHVLLIRDGGIVAAGPIAETLTADALTEAFGMPIVLSAEDGRYAARATS, via the coding sequence ATGCCGAGTGCTCTTGATTTCACCGATGTCGTCGTGCGCCGTGACGGGCGCAACATCGTCGATCATGTGACCTGGCAGGTCGCGGAGGATCAACGCTGGGTCGTGCTCGGACCGAACGGTGCGGGCAAGACGACTCTGCTCCAGCTGGCAGACACGCTGATGCATCCCACCGGTGGCACGGTGACGATCCTCGGGGAGACACTGGGCCGCACCGACGTCTTCGAGCTCCGTCCCAGGATCGGCTTCGCCTCATCGGCCATGGCGAGACGCCTGCCGAGCGACGAGACGGTTCTCAACGTCGTGCTCACCGCCGCGTACTCCGTCACCGGCCGCTGGAACGAGCAGTACGAGAACATCGACGAGCGGCGCGCCGTGCGAGTGCTGGGCGAGTGGAAGCTCGATCACCTCGCCGACCGTACCTTCGGAACCCTCAGCGACGGTGAGCAGAAACGGGTGCAGATCGCACGGGCGGTCATGACCGACCCTGAGCTCCTGCTGCTCGACGAGCCGACCGCGTCGCTCGACCTCGGCGCCCGAGAGGAGCTGCTAGGGCTGCTGAGCGGCTACGCATCGTCTCCGACGACTCCTGCCATGGTCATGGTCACCCATCACGTCGAAGAGATCCCGATCGGCTTCACGCACGTGCTGCTGATCCGCGACGGTGGCATCGTCGCGGCGGGTCCGATCGCTGAGACCTTGACGGCGGATGCTCTGACCGAGGCGTTCGGTATGCCGATCGTGCTCAGCGCTGAGGACGGCAGGTACGCGGCGCGCGCCACGTCCTGA
- a CDS encoding type B 50S ribosomal protein L31 has translation MKTDIHPVYKAVVFRDLGSGETFLTRSTVSSDKKIELDGVEYPVIDVEISSSSHPFYTGKQRIMDSAGRVEKFNQRFKGFGGSSK, from the coding sequence ATGAAGACTGACATTCACCCCGTCTACAAGGCCGTCGTGTTCCGCGACCTCGGCTCGGGCGAGACGTTCCTCACCCGTTCCACCGTCTCCAGCGACAAGAAGATCGAGCTGGACGGCGTGGAGTACCCCGTCATCGACGTCGAGATCTCGTCGTCTTCGCACCCGTTCTACACGGGCAAGCAGCGCATCATGGACTCGGCCGGTCGCGTCGAGAAGTTCAACCAGCGCTTCAAGGGCTTCGGCGGCAGCAGCAAGTAA
- a CDS encoding exonuclease domain-containing protein, protein MAIDLELPGWLRRIGVFDLETTGVDVTADRIVTAHVGVLDAKGREIAARSWLADPGIPIPEGAAAVHGISTEQARRDGRVAREVVSEVTASLRALFAQGMPVVAYNASYDFSLLTHECLRHGIPPLESPGPIIDPHVIDKAVDRYRKGKRTLEVVAEHYAVRLDGAHEAAADAIAAGRVAQAIARAFPLAASAQELHTQQIGWARTQAESLTEYFIRIGRLDAEDSLDGTWPVRQPDSTSV, encoded by the coding sequence ATGGCAATCGATCTCGAACTCCCCGGCTGGCTCAGGCGCATCGGCGTCTTCGATCTTGAGACCACCGGTGTCGACGTGACCGCCGATCGCATCGTCACGGCGCACGTCGGCGTGCTCGACGCGAAGGGGCGCGAGATCGCCGCGCGCTCCTGGCTCGCCGATCCCGGCATCCCCATCCCCGAGGGCGCGGCAGCCGTGCACGGTATCAGCACCGAGCAGGCGCGACGTGACGGACGAGTCGCACGAGAGGTCGTCAGCGAGGTCACCGCATCGCTGCGCGCGCTCTTCGCCCAGGGCATGCCGGTGGTCGCCTACAACGCGTCCTATGACTTCTCCCTGCTCACGCACGAGTGCCTGCGGCACGGCATCCCGCCCCTCGAATCACCTGGCCCCATCATCGACCCGCATGTGATCGACAAGGCCGTCGATCGGTATCGCAAGGGCAAGCGCACCCTCGAGGTCGTCGCTGAGCACTACGCGGTGCGCCTCGACGGCGCACATGAGGCAGCCGCAGATGCCATCGCCGCCGGCCGCGTCGCTCAGGCGATCGCGCGCGCCTTCCCGCTCGCAGCCTCGGCACAAGAGCTGCATACGCAGCAGATCGGCTGGGCGCGCACGCAGGCTGAGAGCCTGACCGAGTACTTCATCCGGATCGGACGACTCGACGCCGAGGATTCGCTCGACGGCACGTGGCCAGTGCGGCAGCCGGACTCGACGTCCGTCTGA
- a CDS encoding alpha/beta fold hydrolase, translating into MTVASPYADRLSRLPVERHEVEVGGAKTAYWVYGPSTGSGTEGGSGTEGGSGTEAGSGTEAGSGTEAGSGTESDPTTVIAVHGFRGEHHGLEPVLAYFPEVRVIAPDLPGFGETPPLPGRTHDLTAYAEWLRSFSAAVAPGAVILGHSFGSIVASAAVAGGLETPRLILINPIGAPALEGPKGVMTRLAVWYYDLGAMLPSKVGTALLRNRLIVRVMSITMAKTKDPALRRFIHDQHDTYFSDFADRDVLRDAFVASVSHDVRAFAPQIDVPTLLVAAQKDDITPIEAERHLATLFPDAELVEIADVGHLIHYETPADAAGAIRRFLRVPVARGR; encoded by the coding sequence ATGACCGTTGCCTCGCCGTACGCCGACCGGCTGAGCCGTCTGCCGGTCGAACGTCACGAAGTCGAGGTGGGGGGCGCGAAGACCGCCTATTGGGTGTACGGCCCTTCGACAGGCTCAGGGACCGAGGGGGGTTCAGGGACCGAGGGGGGTTCAGGGACCGAGGCGGGTTCAGGGACCGAGGCGGGTTCAGGGACAGAGGCAGGCTCAGGGACAGAGAGCGACCCGACCACGGTGATCGCGGTGCACGGTTTCCGCGGCGAGCATCACGGGCTGGAGCCCGTGCTCGCGTATTTCCCCGAGGTGCGGGTGATCGCGCCCGACCTGCCCGGTTTCGGTGAGACGCCGCCGCTGCCCGGTCGCACACACGATCTCACCGCATACGCCGAATGGCTTCGGAGCTTCTCCGCCGCGGTCGCGCCCGGCGCCGTCATCCTGGGCCATTCGTTCGGCTCGATCGTGGCATCCGCCGCGGTCGCCGGTGGGCTCGAGACACCGAGACTGATCCTGATCAACCCCATCGGTGCGCCGGCACTGGAAGGGCCCAAGGGTGTGATGACGCGTCTCGCCGTCTGGTACTACGACCTCGGAGCGATGCTGCCCTCGAAGGTCGGTACCGCGTTGCTGCGCAACCGGCTGATCGTGCGCGTCATGAGCATCACCATGGCGAAGACGAAGGATCCTGCCCTTCGACGCTTCATCCACGACCAACACGACACCTACTTCTCGGACTTCGCAGATCGCGATGTGCTGCGCGATGCCTTCGTCGCGAGTGTGTCTCACGACGTGAGAGCCTTCGCCCCGCAGATCGACGTGCCGACACTGCTGGTCGCCGCGCAGAAGGACGACATCACCCCCATCGAGGCCGAGCGTCATCTCGCGACGCTGTTCCCCGATGCAGAGCTCGTGGAGATCGCCGACGTCGGACACCTCATCCACTACGAGACCCCTGCCGACGCGGCCGGGGCGATCCGTCGCTTCCTCAGGGTTCCCGTCGCGCGAGGCCGATGA
- a CDS encoding Lrp/AsnC family transcriptional regulator, whose product MPALDRVDLELLAVLAEDPRTTIVALAETLGLSRNTIQARMARLEQTGVFLSYERSFSPEVLGFPLQAFISIGLRQTELPRITAELARIPEVLQVHGLSGAIDLLARVACRDARHLFDTDARILSIEGVERTETSLAMGEVIPFRVAGLIGLARREP is encoded by the coding sequence ATGCCCGCTCTTGACCGCGTCGATCTCGAACTGCTCGCCGTCCTCGCTGAAGATCCCCGCACGACGATCGTGGCCCTCGCCGAGACGCTCGGGCTGTCCCGCAACACGATCCAGGCACGGATGGCCAGGCTCGAGCAGACCGGGGTGTTCCTGTCCTATGAGCGATCGTTCTCGCCGGAGGTGCTCGGCTTCCCTCTGCAGGCGTTCATCAGCATCGGGCTGCGGCAGACCGAGCTGCCCCGCATCACGGCCGAACTCGCACGCATCCCCGAGGTGCTGCAGGTGCACGGCCTCAGCGGCGCGATCGATCTGCTGGCGCGAGTCGCCTGCCGCGACGCACGTCACCTCTTCGACACGGACGCGCGGATCCTCTCGATCGAGGGCGTCGAACGCACCGAGACGTCGCTCGCGATGGGCGAGGTGATACCGTTCCGCGTCGCCGGACTCATCGGCCTCGCGCGACGGGAACCCTGA
- the pdhA gene encoding pyruvate dehydrogenase (acetyl-transferring) E1 component subunit alpha: MSMQTTPIADTTQDLELSERLLAPDGTRQKNPELDPFVADVDAAQLRALHRDMVILRRIDAEGIALQRQGQLGLWAPCNGQEAAQIGTARALDPIDFVFPSYRETGVIYARGAQPGDFVRVWRGEEGAPFDPAEMRIAPLQIIIGAQTLHAVGYAMGIKHEKAPEVAVTYFGDGATSQGDVNEAMVFAASYQAPIVFVCQNNHWAISEPVAVQSQYPIAGRAPGFGIPSLRVDGNDVLACMAAMRWALAHARAGKGPAFIEAVTYRMGPHTTSDDPTRYRDPAELEAWRTRDPIARLEAHLRTAGELDDEQVAAAQADADVMAREMRAACLGMVTREPLAVFDNVYAEPHCGIDRQRDEYAAYISSFEGV; the protein is encoded by the coding sequence ATGTCGATGCAGACCACACCGATCGCAGACACCACCCAGGATCTGGAGCTCTCCGAGCGGCTTCTCGCGCCAGACGGCACCCGTCAGAAGAACCCGGAGCTCGACCCGTTCGTCGCCGATGTCGACGCCGCACAGTTGCGCGCTCTGCATCGCGACATGGTGATTCTGCGCCGCATCGATGCGGAGGGCATCGCGCTGCAGCGCCAGGGGCAGTTGGGCCTGTGGGCGCCGTGCAACGGTCAGGAGGCAGCGCAGATCGGCACCGCGCGTGCGCTCGATCCGATCGACTTCGTCTTCCCGAGCTACCGCGAGACCGGCGTCATCTACGCACGCGGCGCGCAGCCGGGTGACTTCGTCCGCGTCTGGCGCGGTGAAGAGGGCGCCCCGTTCGACCCGGCCGAGATGCGGATCGCTCCGTTGCAGATCATCATCGGCGCGCAGACACTGCACGCGGTCGGCTACGCCATGGGCATCAAGCACGAGAAGGCCCCGGAAGTCGCGGTCACCTACTTCGGCGACGGCGCGACCAGCCAGGGCGACGTCAACGAGGCCATGGTGTTCGCGGCCTCGTATCAGGCACCGATCGTGTTCGTCTGCCAGAACAACCACTGGGCGATCTCCGAGCCCGTCGCGGTGCAGTCGCAGTATCCGATCGCCGGCCGTGCTCCTGGTTTCGGCATCCCGAGCCTGCGCGTCGACGGCAACGACGTGCTCGCCTGCATGGCAGCGATGCGCTGGGCGCTCGCGCATGCACGTGCGGGAAAGGGGCCGGCATTCATCGAAGCGGTGACGTACCGGATGGGACCGCACACCACCTCGGATGACCCCACCCGCTACCGTGACCCCGCCGAGCTCGAGGCCTGGCGTACGCGTGACCCGATCGCGCGGCTGGAGGCGCACCTTCGCACTGCCGGCGAACTCGACGACGAGCAGGTCGCCGCTGCACAGGCCGATGCCGATGTCATGGCACGTGAGATGCGAGCCGCATGCCTGGGCATGGTCACGCGCGAGCCACTCGCCGTCTTCGACAACGTCTACGCCGAGCCGCACTGCGGGATCGACCGTCAGCGCGACGAGTACGCCGCGTACATCTCTTCATTCGAGGGGGTCTGA
- a CDS encoding alpha-ketoacid dehydrogenase subunit beta translates to MTEITLGKALNAGLRKAMSDDEKVVLMGEDIGKLGGVFRITDGLQQEFGAARVIDTPLAESGIVGTAVGLAFRGYRPVVEIQFDGFVYPAFDQIVSQVAKLHYRTQGRVKMPITIRIPWAGGIGAAEHHSESPEAYFVHTAGLRVITVSNPQDAYRCLQQAIASDDPVIFFEPKRLYHHKGDVDLEASLADAPPVGVARVLREGTDATIITYGAMVSTALDAASAAEDDGVSLEVIDLRSISPIDYDTVTASVRRTGRVVVAHEASREAGVAAEVIASITEQCFEYLEEPPLRVTGHDIPYPPAKLEKFHLPDLDRILDAVDRVLDRPNSLTGAES, encoded by the coding sequence ATGACGGAGATCACTCTGGGCAAGGCCCTGAACGCAGGGCTCCGCAAGGCCATGAGCGACGACGAGAAGGTCGTGCTGATGGGAGAGGACATCGGCAAGCTCGGCGGCGTGTTCCGCATCACCGACGGTCTGCAGCAGGAGTTCGGTGCCGCACGTGTGATCGACACTCCGCTCGCGGAATCCGGCATCGTCGGTACCGCCGTCGGCCTCGCCTTTCGCGGTTACCGTCCGGTCGTCGAGATCCAGTTCGACGGATTCGTCTATCCGGCGTTCGATCAGATCGTCTCCCAGGTCGCGAAACTGCACTACCGCACCCAGGGGCGGGTGAAGATGCCCATCACGATCCGCATCCCATGGGCGGGCGGAATCGGTGCCGCCGAGCACCACTCCGAGTCGCCGGAGGCGTACTTCGTCCACACGGCCGGGCTGCGCGTCATCACGGTCTCGAACCCGCAGGACGCCTATCGCTGTCTTCAGCAGGCCATCGCCTCGGATGATCCGGTCATCTTCTTCGAGCCGAAGCGCCTGTATCACCACAAGGGCGACGTCGATCTGGAGGCCTCTCTCGCCGACGCGCCTCCGGTGGGAGTCGCGCGTGTCCTCCGCGAGGGGACGGATGCCACGATCATCACTTACGGTGCGATGGTGTCGACTGCGCTGGATGCCGCGTCGGCCGCGGAGGACGATGGAGTGTCGCTGGAGGTCATCGACCTTCGCTCGATCTCTCCGATCGACTACGACACCGTGACCGCGTCGGTGCGCCGTACCGGACGAGTCGTCGTCGCGCACGAGGCATCGCGCGAGGCGGGCGTCGCCGCGGAGGTCATCGCGAGCATCACGGAGCAGTGCTTCGAGTACCTCGAAGAGCCGCCGTTGCGCGTCACCGGGCACGACATCCCGTATCCGCCGGCCAAGCTCGAGAAGTTCCACCTTCCGGATCTCGATCGGATACTCGACGCCGTCGATCGGGTGCTAGACCGGCCGAACAGCCTGACGGGAGCAGAGTCATGA
- a CDS encoding dihydrolipoamide acetyltransferase family protein, whose protein sequence is MIEEFRLPDLGEGLAEAEVVQWLVAPGDTVTLNQTLAEVETAKAVVELPSPFDGIVSTLHAEAGETVAVGAPLIAFDVAGAEPSASSAGASSAAEEKTPPNLVGYGAAPAKGGRPTRRVRRTGRVDAASDTAVLEAAPHDVLPAPEAVPAEVGERPRSTPPVRAYAKRSGVDIVLVAADVGDRVITRDDIDAYLERVGGHSEPVTAHVPDTALAASVGERETRIPIRGVRKHTAAAMVQSAFTAPHVTTFHTVDVTATMDLIARLRDDRALSEHRIGPLVIVAKAVCLALTRTPGLNSRWDDAAGEIVQPHYVDLGIAAATERGLIVPNIRDADQMTLPQLADALRALTETARSGKTTPAALAGGTFSITNIGVFGIDAGTPILPPGQSGILAVGAVRRMPWEYKGEIALRQVMTLSLSFDHRVVDGAEGARFVKDVADILEEPGRAMLMR, encoded by the coding sequence ATGATCGAGGAGTTCCGCCTTCCGGACCTCGGTGAGGGACTCGCCGAGGCCGAGGTCGTGCAGTGGCTCGTGGCGCCGGGCGACACCGTCACTCTCAACCAGACGCTCGCCGAGGTGGAGACGGCCAAGGCGGTCGTCGAGTTGCCGTCGCCGTTCGACGGGATCGTATCGACCCTGCACGCCGAGGCGGGCGAGACCGTCGCCGTCGGTGCTCCGTTGATCGCCTTCGACGTGGCCGGTGCGGAGCCTTCGGCTTCCTCCGCCGGGGCTTCCTCGGCTGCAGAGGAGAAGACGCCGCCGAACCTGGTGGGATACGGGGCGGCGCCGGCGAAGGGCGGCCGTCCCACACGGCGCGTACGCAGAACCGGGCGTGTCGATGCGGCGTCCGACACCGCTGTGCTGGAGGCTGCGCCGCACGATGTGCTGCCGGCACCGGAAGCCGTGCCCGCAGAGGTCGGTGAGCGCCCGCGTTCGACACCACCCGTGCGCGCATACGCGAAGCGATCGGGAGTCGACATCGTGCTCGTGGCCGCCGACGTAGGAGACCGCGTGATCACGCGCGATGACATCGATGCGTACCTCGAGCGGGTGGGGGGGCATTCGGAGCCTGTCACGGCGCACGTTCCGGACACGGCGCTGGCGGCATCGGTCGGCGAACGGGAGACGCGGATCCCGATCAGAGGTGTCCGCAAGCACACGGCGGCGGCAATGGTGCAGAGCGCCTTCACCGCCCCGCACGTGACGACGTTCCATACGGTCGATGTCACCGCGACGATGGATCTGATCGCGCGTCTGCGCGATGACCGGGCACTGTCCGAGCACCGGATCGGACCGCTCGTGATCGTGGCCAAAGCGGTGTGCCTTGCGCTCACGCGCACGCCAGGGCTCAACTCGCGCTGGGATGACGCGGCCGGCGAGATCGTGCAGCCGCACTACGTGGATCTCGGCATCGCCGCGGCGACGGAGCGCGGACTCATCGTGCCGAACATCCGCGACGCCGATCAGATGACGCTGCCCCAGCTCGCTGACGCGCTGCGCGCTCTCACCGAGACCGCACGGTCGGGGAAGACCACACCGGCAGCACTGGCCGGCGGCACCTTCTCGATCACGAACATCGGCGTCTTCGGCATCGATGCGGGAACCCCGATCCTGCCCCCTGGACAATCCGGCATCCTCGCGGTCGGCGCCGTGCGGCGCATGCCGTGGGAGTACAAGGGCGAGATCGCACTTCGCCAGGTGATGACGCTGAGTCTGTCGTTCGATCACCGCGTGGTCGACGGTGCGGAGGGCGCCCGATTCGTGAAGGACGTCGCCGACATCCTCGAGGAGCCCGGCCGCGCGATGCTGATGCGCTGA
- a CDS encoding TetR/AcrR family transcriptional regulator — translation MTSPPTARDRAKAERADSLLHEAARLFAERGYSGVSLEDIGSAVGVSGPAVYRHFAGKQALLGAVLVKVSEDLVSGGSRVAESSSGDEERMLALIGFHVDFALTHADVIRVQDRDLAHLSDVDRAEVRRLQRIYIDLWISALAPLHDVPADELRLRVQACFGLINSTPHSTRSAARSNRSTATILTAMARAALTS, via the coding sequence ATGACAAGCCCCCCGACCGCGCGCGATCGCGCGAAAGCAGAGCGCGCGGATTCCCTGTTGCACGAGGCCGCACGCCTCTTCGCCGAGCGCGGCTACTCCGGCGTGAGCCTGGAGGACATCGGATCAGCCGTCGGGGTCTCCGGTCCCGCGGTGTACCGCCATTTCGCGGGCAAGCAGGCGCTGCTCGGCGCCGTCCTCGTCAAGGTCAGCGAAGATCTCGTCAGCGGCGGGTCCCGCGTCGCCGAGTCATCGTCGGGCGATGAGGAGCGGATGCTGGCGCTCATCGGCTTCCACGTCGACTTCGCACTCACGCATGCCGACGTCATCCGTGTGCAGGATCGGGATCTGGCGCATCTGAGCGACGTGGATCGCGCGGAGGTGCGCCGACTGCAGCGCATCTACATCGACCTGTGGATCTCGGCTCTCGCGCCGCTGCACGACGTACCGGCTGATGAACTGCGACTGCGTGTTCAGGCCTGCTTCGGTCTCATCAACTCCACCCCGCACAGCACGCGCAGCGCGGCGAGGTCGAACAGATCGACGGCGACCATTCTCACTGCGATGGCGCGCGCCGCGCTGACGTCCTGA
- a CDS encoding carboxyl transferase domain-containing protein, with protein MPVTQEMLAAELRERRATAALGGPEPSRTRHVARGKLLPRERITRLLDEGSPFLEVSPLAADGMYGGEVPGAGVIAGIGLVHGRHVMIVCNDATVKGGSYLPLTVKKHLRAQEIALENRLPCLYLVDSGGAFLPKQDEVFPDREHFGRIFFNQARMSAERIPQLAAVLGSCTAGGAYVPAMSDETVIVRNQGTIFLGGPPLVKAAIGEIVSAEDLGGGELHARRSGVVDHLAEDDEHALEILRDIVATLPASSTPAWEVAPSREPAEQSSLYDVVPVDVNAAYDVHEVIDRLIDADTFREFKSEYAATLVTGFARLHGHRIGIVANNGVLFSESALKGAHFIELCDQRGIPLLFLQNITGFMVGSEAEAGGIAKDGAKMVTAVATTRVPKLTVIIGGSFGAGNYSMCGRAYSPRFLWTWPASRISVMGGNQAASVLATVKDDQLTARGESWSAEERSAFEEPIREQYETQGEPYYATARLWDDGIVDPDETRDLLGLALDVVARSPLPEPRFGVFRM; from the coding sequence ATGCCCGTCACCCAGGAGATGCTCGCAGCCGAGCTGCGCGAGCGGCGCGCCACCGCCGCGCTCGGCGGTCCCGAGCCCTCTCGCACCCGACACGTCGCTCGCGGCAAGCTGCTGCCGAGGGAGAGGATCACGAGACTGCTCGACGAGGGCAGTCCGTTTCTCGAGGTGTCGCCGCTCGCCGCGGACGGGATGTACGGGGGAGAGGTGCCGGGGGCGGGAGTGATCGCCGGCATCGGCCTCGTGCACGGAAGACACGTGATGATCGTCTGCAATGACGCGACGGTCAAGGGCGGAAGCTACCTGCCGCTCACCGTGAAGAAGCATCTTCGTGCGCAGGAGATCGCGCTTGAGAACAGGCTTCCCTGCCTCTACCTCGTCGACTCCGGCGGGGCGTTCCTGCCGAAGCAGGATGAGGTCTTCCCCGACCGTGAGCATTTCGGCCGCATCTTCTTCAACCAGGCGCGGATGAGTGCCGAGCGCATCCCGCAGCTGGCGGCAGTGCTCGGATCCTGTACCGCCGGCGGTGCGTATGTTCCCGCGATGAGCGACGAGACCGTGATCGTGCGGAACCAGGGCACTATCTTCCTCGGCGGGCCGCCCCTCGTCAAGGCCGCCATCGGTGAGATCGTCTCGGCGGAGGACCTCGGCGGCGGGGAGCTGCACGCCAGGCGATCCGGTGTGGTCGATCACCTGGCCGAGGACGACGAGCATGCCCTCGAGATCCTCCGCGACATCGTCGCCACGCTGCCCGCCTCGAGCACGCCGGCATGGGAGGTGGCGCCATCCCGCGAGCCCGCCGAGCAGTCCAGCCTGTACGACGTCGTCCCCGTCGACGTGAACGCCGCGTACGACGTGCACGAGGTGATCGACCGGCTCATCGACGCAGACACGTTCCGCGAGTTCAAGTCCGAGTACGCCGCGACGCTGGTCACTGGGTTCGCCAGGCTGCACGGGCATCGGATCGGCATCGTCGCGAACAACGGCGTGCTCTTCAGCGAGTCCGCGCTCAAGGGAGCGCACTTCATCGAACTGTGCGATCAGCGCGGCATCCCGCTGTTGTTCCTGCAGAACATCACGGGATTCATGGTCGGATCGGAGGCCGAAGCCGGTGGCATCGCCAAGGACGGCGCGAAGATGGTCACCGCGGTCGCGACGACTCGGGTGCCGAAGCTCACCGTCATCATCGGCGGATCCTTCGGCGCTGGCAACTACTCGATGTGCGGTCGTGCCTACTCGCCGCGGTTCCTGTGGACCTGGCCGGCCAGCCGCATCTCGGTGATGGGCGGGAATCAGGCGGCGTCGGTGCTGGCGACCGTGAAGGACGACCAGTTGACTGCACGGGGAGAGAGCTGGAGCGCCGAGGAGCGCAGCGCGTTCGAAGAGCCGATCCGCGAGCAGTACGAGACGCAGGGCGAGCCCTACTACGCCACCGCACGGCTGTGGGACGACGGGATCGTCGACCCGGACGAGACCCGCGACCTGCTGGGGCTCGCGCTCGACGTCGTCGCCCGCAGCCCGCTGCCAGAGCCGCGCTTCGGCGTCTTCAGGATGTGA